DNA from Serinibacter salmoneus:
GACGATCCAGCGCGCCTGCGCCACCAGCATCGAGGCCGCCTGGGACATCGCCAACAAGATCACCCTCGGGCAGATCGACTCGGGCATCGCCGCGGGCGCCGACTCCACCTCGGACGCCCCGATCGTGGTCAGCGACCGGCTGCGCCGCGTGCTGCTGAAGATGAACGCCGCGAAGAAGCCGCTGGACAAGCTCAAGCTCGTCGGGCAGATCCGCCCCAGCGACCTGGCCCCCGTGGCCCCGAACGTCAACGAGCCCCGCACCGGGCTGTCGATGGGTGAGCACCAGGCCCTGACCAACCTGCAGTGGCAGGTCACCCGCGAGGCGCAGGACGCCATCGCCGCGGCCAGTCACCAGAATCTGGCTGCGGCCTGGGACGCGGGCTACTTCGACGACCTCGTCACCCCGTTCCGTGGACTCACCCGCGACGCCACGCTGCGCCCCGACACCACCACCGAGACCCTCGCCGGGCTGCGCACCGTGTTCGGCAACGGCCACCCGAACCCCACGATGACGGCCGGGAACTCCACCCCGCTGTCCGACGGCGCGGCCGCCGTGCTCATCTCCTCCCCGGACTGGGCCGCCGAGCGCAACCTGCCGGCCCTGGCGCGGATCGTGGACGCCGAGGCCGCCGCCGTGGACTTCGTGCACGGCGAGGAGGGGCTACTGATGGGCGGCGCCTACGCCGTACCCCGCCTACTGGCACGTCAGGGCCTGCGCCTGGAGGACATCGACCTGGTGGAGATCCACGAGGCCTTCGCCGGCGTGGTCGTGGCCACCACCACCGCGTGGGCGGACGAGGAGTTCTGCCAGACCAAGCTCGGCCTGCCTGCCCTGGGCCAGGTCGACCCCGAGCGCCTGAACGTGACCGGCTCCTCCCTCGCGGCGGGGCACCCGTTCGCCGCCACCGGCGCCCGGATCGTGGCCACTCTGGCCACCCTGCTCGCCGAGCGCCGCGCGCAGGACTCCGACGGCGGCCCGATCCGCGGGCTCATCTCCGTGTGCGCCGCCGGTGGCCAGGCCGTCGCGATGCTGCTGGAGGCCTGAGATGGCGACCGTCCCGGCACCCCTGCGCGGCGTGCAGAAGCAGATCTCCCGCACCCTCACCGGCGCCCTCGGACTCACCGAGCCGGTGGCGCTGCGCCGCACCGACCCCACCCGGGTGGATGATCCCCTCACCGCCGGACCCGTCCTGGTGATCGGCGAGGGACCCGGCACCGACGCCCTCGCGGCGACCCTGCGTGGCTGGGACCTCGACGTGCGGCGGCACGCCGCCGAGGACGGCCCCGCCGAGCAGCGCTGGGGCGCGGTGGTCCTCGACCTCACCGACATCACCGAGCCGGGCGAGGAGTCCGAGCGGATCCTGGCGCTGGCCGGCACGCTGCGCGAACTCGCGCGCTGCGCGCGCATCATCACGATCTCCCGCAGCGCCGACGGCGTGGCCGACCCGGCCCTGGCCGCCGCCCGGGAGGCGGTGGAGGGGCTGGTGCGATCCCTGGGCAAGGAGCTGCGGGCAGGCGCCACCGCGAACGGGATCCTGGTGGCCGACGGCGTGGCGCTGGAGAGCCCGGCCGTCACCGGGGCGCTGCGCTTCCTGATCTCGGCCCGCTCGGCCTTCGTGGACGGGCAACTGCTGCCCGTCACCGGCCCCGGCACCGCGCCCGAGGACTGGCGCCGCCCGCTGGAGGGGCTGGTGGCCGTGGTCACCGGCGCCGCCCGCGGCATCGGCGCGCAGACCGTG
Protein-coding regions in this window:
- a CDS encoding 3-oxoacyl-ACP reductase, which gives rise to MATVPAPLRGVQKQISRTLTGALGLTEPVALRRTDPTRVDDPLTAGPVLVIGEGPGTDALAATLRGWDLDVRRHAAEDGPAEQRWGAVVLDLTDITEPGEESERILALAGTLRELARCARIITISRSADGVADPALAAAREAVEGLVRSLGKELRAGATANGILVADGVALESPAVTGALRFLISARSAFVDGQLLPVTGPGTAPEDWRRPLEGLVAVVTGAARGIGAQTVRTLARDGARVLGVDVPAAGQSLAAVMNEVGGVALQLDITAPEAAATILQRATSAFGGLDVLVHNAGILRDKLLANMTEQKWDSVIAVNLAAQLRITTALALELPHLVQISLASTSGIAGNRGQTNYGYSKAGVIGATRAWAPILAAGGGRANAVAPGFIETEMTASIPRAQREISRRVASLGQGGQPVDVAEAIAYLASPQAGGVNGQVLRVCGQNLVGR
- a CDS encoding acetyl-CoA C-acetyltransferase; the encoded protein is MARTTATTSPTDTTDTTDTTAETTRPNGTAVVVGGNRTPFAKAGKQFAGASNLDMLTATLEALVARFGLSGVTLGEVRAGAVLNHSKDFNLAREAVLGTPLDPHTNAVTIQRACATSIEAAWDIANKITLGQIDSGIAAGADSTSDAPIVVSDRLRRVLLKMNAAKKPLDKLKLVGQIRPSDLAPVAPNVNEPRTGLSMGEHQALTNLQWQVTREAQDAIAAASHQNLAAAWDAGYFDDLVTPFRGLTRDATLRPDTTTETLAGLRTVFGNGHPNPTMTAGNSTPLSDGAAAVLISSPDWAAERNLPALARIVDAEAAAVDFVHGEEGLLMGGAYAVPRLLARQGLRLEDIDLVEIHEAFAGVVVATTTAWADEEFCQTKLGLPALGQVDPERLNVTGSSLAAGHPFAATGARIVATLATLLAERRAQDSDGGPIRGLISVCAAGGQAVAMLLEA